In Treponema rectale, a single genomic region encodes these proteins:
- a CDS encoding tetratricopeptide repeat protein, whose amino-acid sequence MKFNKEKAAFLALCTCTASVLLSCGTTSTASPEPQVVSIPDKQKNKRTFFSSIDSKAMENAQIGSPASLKQTVSILHKSLESDYSENEKILIGICTTLMQIVWPSETITWEIPSYNMQNSYIGTIETAKRGVYDSGNSSGDFFSNVLPSLVLVTSESRNDYYDLARNSLNTALEQQPNSALVKYLLGILEIRTNNPQAAIQYLMEARKSAPSNYEIQYALLRANFLAKNYEQTLTLGEVLLEQYPQNVNVLALCSRSSYAMNDLSKAESYVVRVLLLEPENLDYVLLRARILMDKNDFIRASSLLDLYSTNNTSGREYLLLKAKLQRDWNKNYSAAGETIGKALSLYPDDAEVLLCAAQIASTSNSAINGMNAKQLTDLILTSDPDNSQALQIYIEEMVKQQKWQDAYNISLKLIARQNVSDEWLFRHVDICLALKKNTEASNLAVKMYTANESDENAQQAYIKVLIQTYQKNSALQLINKLLPKSNAKMKSFLYYERSFVHTNEDEVLNDLRSSLTSNPRNKDSLYRLYEIYYGKKDFRRAQYYLKQVVALDSSNAQLLQKNNELDLLLKK is encoded by the coding sequence GTGAAATTCAATAAGGAGAAGGCTGCATTTTTAGCTTTATGTACATGCACAGCTTCAGTCTTACTCTCCTGCGGAACAACTTCTACTGCCTCACCGGAACCACAGGTCGTTTCAATTCCTGACAAACAGAAAAACAAACGCACTTTTTTCTCTTCAATAGACTCTAAAGCTATGGAAAACGCCCAGATAGGTTCTCCGGCTTCATTAAAACAGACAGTTTCCATCCTTCATAAAAGTCTTGAAAGTGATTATTCAGAAAACGAAAAAATTCTTATAGGAATCTGTACAACCTTAATGCAAATTGTATGGCCTTCCGAAACCATAACCTGGGAAATTCCTTCCTATAATATGCAGAATTCCTATATAGGAACTATAGAAACTGCAAAACGGGGAGTTTATGATTCCGGAAACAGTTCCGGAGACTTTTTTTCAAACGTTCTGCCTTCTTTAGTTCTTGTTACTTCAGAAAGCCGAAATGATTACTATGACCTTGCCCGTAATTCTCTGAATACAGCCCTTGAACAGCAGCCTAATTCCGCACTGGTTAAATACCTGCTGGGTATTCTTGAAATACGCACAAATAATCCCCAGGCAGCAATTCAATACCTTATGGAAGCAAGAAAAAGCGCTCCTTCCAATTATGAAATTCAGTATGCACTGCTGAGGGCAAATTTTCTTGCTAAAAATTACGAACAGACCCTTACATTAGGTGAAGTCCTTCTTGAACAGTATCCGCAGAATGTAAATGTTCTGGCCTTATGTTCCCGTTCATCCTATGCAATGAATGATCTTTCAAAGGCTGAATCTTATGTTGTACGCGTTCTCCTTCTTGAACCGGAAAACCTTGATTATGTTCTTCTGCGTGCAAGAATTCTTATGGATAAAAATGACTTTATCCGTGCCTCTTCCCTTCTGGACCTGTATTCAACAAACAATACTTCTGGCAGGGAATATCTTCTTCTTAAAGCAAAACTTCAGCGTGACTGGAATAAAAATTATTCTGCCGCCGGAGAAACTATCGGAAAAGCACTTTCCCTTTATCCTGATGATGCAGAAGTTCTTCTTTGCGCCGCACAGATTGCTTCAACATCAAATTCTGCTATAAACGGAATGAATGCAAAGCAGCTGACAGATTTAATTCTGACTTCTGACCCGGATAATTCCCAGGCACTGCAGATATATATAGAAGAAATGGTTAAACAGCAGAAATGGCAGGACGCTTACAATATCAGTCTGAAGCTCATTGCCAGGCAGAATGTTTCTGATGAATGGTTATTCCGTCATGTAGATATCTGTCTTGCCCTTAAAAAGAATACAGAAGCTTCAAATCTTGCCGTAAAAATGTATACGGCAAATGAATCTGACGAAAATGCACAGCAGGCTTATATAAAAGTTCTTATTCAGACTTATCAGAAAAACTCGGCCCTTCAGCTTATAAACAAACTTCTTCCTAAATCAAATGCAAAAATGAAGAGTTTCCTTTATTACGAAAGAAGTTTTGTTCATACAAATGAAGATGAAGTTCTCAACGATCTTCGTTCAAGCCTTACGTCAAATCCACGCAACAAAGATTCACTGTACCGTCTTTATGAAATTTACTACGGAAAAAAAGATTTCCGCCGTGCACAATACTATCTCAAACAGGTTGTAGCTCTTGATTCTTCAAATGCACAGCTTCTTCAGAAGAACAACGAACTTGATTTACTTCTAAAAAAATAG
- a CDS encoding tetratricopeptide repeat protein, translated as MSFFRAICAAFLASAVCISCKPEPKGKILPAAFSESYTETQRLLMDILEEQDLEEKSRYVVVNKIAENMLSVNDYPSLITFLTQWVEEHPDDTYNAYWLLMTAYAYLENDAKPIAEYYFERIIGNYEDLLVQDKSIHFLSLQHLIQISKTPANRIYYFNQLINRFPNKISKTELYYRLALEYEKESEWSLALKTYTQFLDQPDASTIQIDGIPNAYLNAKQLVDFNNSPKDWTFETRDALVSAVKKAISSYNYNALERYKSKVNFFAMTWRSEETDENAQVGFTMHSYMLGNRIRYNAELDPSSTPTEAYLRTTGWSTYVNTWYLYFRKVNFPADPEIHGRWEWAGIYLGEKL; from the coding sequence ATGTCATTTTTTAGAGCTATATGTGCAGCTTTTTTGGCTTCTGCAGTGTGTATTTCATGTAAACCGGAACCAAAAGGTAAAATTCTTCCAGCTGCATTCTCAGAGTCATATACGGAAACCCAGCGGCTTTTAATGGACATTCTTGAAGAACAGGATCTTGAAGAAAAAAGCCGCTATGTAGTTGTAAATAAGATTGCAGAAAACATGCTTTCTGTTAATGATTATCCGTCGCTTATTACTTTTTTGACCCAGTGGGTGGAAGAACATCCGGATGACACGTATAACGCTTACTGGCTTTTGATGACTGCTTATGCTTATCTTGAAAATGATGCAAAGCCGATTGCTGAATATTATTTTGAACGAATAATCGGTAATTACGAAGATTTGCTGGTTCAGGACAAGTCGATTCACTTTTTAAGCCTTCAGCATTTAATTCAGATCAGTAAAACTCCTGCAAACAGAATCTACTATTTTAATCAGCTTATTAACCGTTTTCCGAATAAAATAAGTAAAACAGAGCTTTATTACCGTCTTGCCCTTGAATATGAAAAAGAAAGTGAATGGTCACTGGCGTTAAAGACATATACTCAGTTTCTGGATCAGCCGGATGCTTCGACAATTCAAATTGATGGAATTCCGAATGCCTATCTGAATGCAAAGCAGCTGGTTGATTTTAATAATTCACCAAAAGACTGGACTTTTGAAACTAGAGATGCTCTTGTCAGTGCCGTAAAAAAAGCTATTTCAAGTTATAACTACAATGCTCTTGAACGTTATAAATCTAAAGTAAACTTTTTTGCTATGACATGGCGTTCTGAAGAAACGGATGAAAACGCTCAGGTTGGTTTTACGATGCATTCGTATATGCTGGGAAACAGAATCCGTTATAATGCAGAACTGGATCCGTCTTCTACACCGACTGAAGCCTATCTTCGCACTACTGGCTGGTCAACTTATGTTAATACCTGGTATCTGTATTTTAGAAAAGTAAACTTTCCTGCAGATCCAGAAATTCACGGCCGCTGGGAATGGGCAGGCATTTATCTTGGAGAAAAACTGTAA